In one window of Mercurialis annua linkage group LG4, ddMerAnnu1.2, whole genome shotgun sequence DNA:
- the LOC126676207 gene encoding protein CHROMATIN REMODELING 35-like: MDPEISSVRAKFDEEDSRYKGNLHLYRVDALSEAVNELSVKEEDSHLYPFDALSESVHKLSMQESANYAECNIHIDESAYAASENDVAKIEDDCQIDAEDDGLADLWEEMAFALNYSKDSAADTGSAINESMEVDEEECDHSFLLKDDLGYVCRICGIIQRSIENIFD; the protein is encoded by the exons ATGGACCCAGAAATCAGTTCAGTTCGCGCCAAGTTTG ATGAAGAAGATAGTCGATATAAAGGGAATTTGCATCTGTATCGGGTTGATGCTTTAAGTGAAGCTGTGAATGAACTTTCTGTGAAGGAGGAGGATTCTCATTTGTATCCATTTGATGCCTTAAGTGAATCTGTGCACAAACTTTCGATGCAGGAAAGTGCTAATTATGCTGAGTGCAATATCCACATAGATGAAAGTGCGTATGCTGCTTCGGAAAATGATGTTGCAAAAATAGAAGATGATTGTCAAATTGATGCTGAAGATGATGGATTGGCTGATCTGTGGGAGGAGATGGCGTTTGCACTAAATTATTCCAAG GACTCTGCTGCAGATACTGGAAGTGCCATTAATGAAAGCATGGAAGTAGACGAAGAAGAATGTGATCAtagttttttattaaaagatgATCTCGGTTATGTCTGTCGCATTTGTGGAATCATTCAGAGAAGTATCGAAAACATATTCGATTAG